Part of the Spinacia oleracea cultivar Varoflay chromosome 5, BTI_SOV_V1, whole genome shotgun sequence genome, TACGGCGGCTTCCCGGCGGATTTGTAGACGGGACTGGCGTTGTTGCGGTGGATATTGACCGGAGGAGCTGAGGTTTGCCGGAGATGAGACGGACGGTAGTGATTGTGAGCTTCAAATTTTGTTTCAACATGGTTTTAGGTTGGTGCCTTGGTGGTGGGGTTGGGGTTTATGAAGGGTTTGGCACTTTGGCCTTAAGGGTTATGGTCTTATTGGAGGGTGAAAATTATTATGGGAGGGATGATTAAAATTTATGTTGGGTTTTTTATGATACAAATATACAATATCTgcaaaataaattcgaaaataacaAATGCTTATTATTTAGAATTGTACtgaaaataaaaactaattCGCTCTAGTATATGAAATAAATTTTTAGAAGATAAAATTCATACTCCGTACATATATTAACTTTATTTATCCGAATAAACCAGAGACGCGTTGTGAATTACAAGAGGGGAACGGGGGAATTGAAATTTTGTACATAAACCTCGATTTTTCTAAACTTATATGCCTATTTTAGTCAAGCTACTCGATTGACAATACGGGCATGAATTTTCCTCCGAAAGCCACTCGAATAAGCAATGAGCATGGAAAGTATGACAACAATGGATTAACTTGGCTAATCGTTCTTCGCTTTGCATTTTCTTAAGGCATATAGAACATGAATTTTGTTCATCTTCATCATAACTCGTGTTATCTCTTGCATGTGAGAGCTCTAAGGTGGATTTCACTTCAACAAAGTACTTTGTTCCCCATTGAATTTGATTGCGGCTGCCTTCAGATCATCGTTATTATCATAACCACCACCCCACGTAATATCATTTTCGCTATTATCACACAAGTCCTCTTTTTTCCCTATAGATTGTCGGTTCATCAACTTCTTGAACAAGAGTGATATCCGCGACAAAAACaaccttgaattttgtactataTTTGACAAAGTTGAAGTCGAATTCAAAGCAACTCTTAATATAGTCACATACCTGTTGCGCAAGATTTTGTTTGATAGCTTTGGTTTGGTAGTTAAACAAGGTAGGGCAAGCAAGAGTTTTTAGTGTCAAATCATAGAATTGACCATAATAGAGGTACTTATGGCTAAAACTCATTACATCTTGAGATATCTTACTATGAACTTTGTGACCCTTGTGTTGTTTTTCAAAGGTGACATTAAAGAGAAACAAACCGCGCGTGAGAGGAACGGATGGTTCTTTCCATCGGAAGATCCTTAGGCTTGTATGTTGAGCTTCGCGGTTTCTCGTAATACTACTCATCTTTGTAATTCTTAGCTTCGTTTTAGGTGTGTTAATATAAGTTTTAGGATGCACAAGTTTGATTTATAGACTTCAAAAATCCTAAACCGATTTGTAAAGTATAGCAATGTCCCCCAATTAGTCCCAAGTCCTAAACCATGTTGTAAAAGGTAGCCGATTATTATCTATTTAAAATTTGGTTAAGATATGGCACATTCATTATTTAATCTTCCAACTAATTACATTTAATTGTTGCCAATTACTCCAATACTCTACGTATAACAAGAGTACAAGATTAAGAGAAGTTTGGTTCAAACTCACtagaaagaaaatagaaaatctaTTTAGAATTGGTAAAAATGTACTCCTTACTGCCTActagtgtttttttttaaaaatgcatCACTTGCATGGACACATACGAAGTAGTTTCAGGAATCTCatacaaaattattattaaatggTGCAAGTGAACCAatctttaatttatttattaaagaaaaataacaatGGAAATTCGAgaccattaaaaaaaaaaaaaaaaaaagtgaggaCCATAAAAGAGATTTTGAATAATATATTAGTCTATTAGGGTTTACTTACCATATTTTAATAGAATCACTTCAAGCCATCACTTGAAGCCCGTTAGCCATATGTGTTTAAGGTTTGCTAAAAAAAGCCCACCAATTAGATGGAGTAGCAAGAAGCACCTATAATGGAGTTACTCAACACAACACTCACCAATTTGACATTTCTGCCGCCCCAAACCACCCACCTGACCTCCCAAACTCCGCCGCATTTGCTAGCGGCGCAACCGTCCTCATCCTGTTCTATTAACTcccactctttctctctcttttccgACATTGCTGGGGTTCGTTTGCTTCCCAGATTAAAGCTTGGTTTAAGGTAACTTTCTCGTATTGCTTGATTTCTTCTAGGTTTGGATTGAAACTTGATAAATATTgtttcttttaatatattatagtattagGCATTTGGGTTTGTGATTGAACAAAACAGATTGAATTAGACTTCTGGGTTGTTTATGGTATCCAATTAGCTAGTTAGTAATAACGATATAGAATGATTAAAGCTTGGTTTAAGGTAACTTTCTCATATTGCTTGATTTCTTCTAGGTTTGGATTGAAACTTGATAAATATTGTTTCTTTTAATCTATTATAGTATTGGGCATTTGGGTTTGTGATTGAACAGATTGAATTAGACTTCTGGGTTGTTTATGGTATCCAATTAGCTAGTTAGTAATAACGTTATAGAATCTAAATAGAGAATACCCAATTCAATCTTGTTTGAGGTTTTCTTATATTTTAGGATTTCTGGAAAGTTTTTTAATTTGGCTGAATTTGGGTTCTTAAGAAAGTCCATAACTTTTGAGTGTTCTTTTGGGGATTGATTTAAACTTTGATCTCTTGAGTGTAGCCTCCTTACTGTAACTTTTATGGTATTTAGCAAATTTATAGCCTAATTGATTACAGGAGCAATGTATATATATGTGCTACATCAGATAAGAATCTATTGTTGTGCTGCTACTTATTTTGcaaagttttgatgattgaaattatggAACAGGATTGAATTGCTTGGGTGTTGAAactgaaagaaaaaagaagctgAAGTGAAGTGTGAGGGAAGAGAGTCTATTCTGGCTGAACTGTGTCGAGGCTTAAATCGACATGGTAATGATCCCAGTTGCAAGTGTTATTGCATTCCACACAGATTTGAATGCATGATATGATTTGCAGTTTTGGCAAACACCGATCTGCCTACAGAGCTCTTATATCCAGATTTGTTAAAGCAGGACTTTTAAATCAAGCGATTGAAACTTTTGACGAGATGATTAGTTCAAACTGTAGAGTTTTTAGTGTTGATTACAATCGGTTTATCGGGGTTCTTATCAAACAATCCCGTCTCGATTTAGCTGAGCATTATTACAACACAATGATCCCACAAGGGTTTTCTTTGATTTCTTTTACATATTCGAGATTTATATGCGCTTTATGTGAGGTGAAGAATTTTCAGCTCATTGACTCTCTTCTTGAAGATATGGAAAAACTTGGATCAGTGCCGGATATATGGGCATACAATATATATTTACATTTGTTGTGCCAGGAAAATCAAATAGATCTTGCTCTAGGCTTATTACAGGATATGATTCAGAAAGGTAGACTACCTGATGCTGTAACTTATACTATACTTCTCAGTGGTTTGTGTAAGGTAGGGCAATTTGACCATGCTGTTGAGATTTGGCATACTATGATAAAGAATGGGTTACAACCAGATGATAAAGCTTGTAGGGCTCTGGTTCTTGGTTTATGTAGCGGTGGTAAAGTTGATTTAGCTTATGAGCTTATAGTAGATATCATGAAATGTGGAGCAACTGCTGGTATACTGGTTTATAATTCCCTTATTAGTGGGTTTTGTAAGGTTGGTCAGATCAGTAAAGCACTTGCTATCAAATCTTTCATGAAGAAGAATGGATGCGACCCGGATTTGGTCACATATAATATACTGTTAAGTTATTGCTGTGATCAGCTTATGCTAATAGAAGCTGAGAAACTGATGGAAAAGATGGAAAAGAATGGACTCAAACCTGATATATACAGCTACAACCAATTTCTGAAGGGTCTTTGTAAAGCTAAGCGTCTGGATAAGGCCTACTTGTTGCTTGATGTTATGGAAGTGAAAGGGTTATGTGATGCTGTCTCTTACAATACTAttattaggggactatgtagtGGCCATCACACTAAAAGGGCTTACAAGCTTTTTGAGGAAATGGTTAGGAAAGGTATCGTACCTGATACTACGACATTTACCATCCTAATAAAAGCTTTTCTTAGCGAAGGTAGTTCCAATGTTGCCAAGAGTCTTCTTGATCAAATGACAGGAATGGGGATTTTTCCTGATTGTGTTTTGTATACCATAATTATTGATCATCTTTGTAAGACGGGGAAGATTGATGCGGCTCAGGGTGTTTTCAATGACATGGTAGAGAACGGGACAACCCCGGATGTGATTTCATACAATGCTCTCATAAATGGGCTTTGTAAAGTTTATAGAGTGAATGAGGCTATGAGATTGTACACCAATATGCAAAAGGAAGGACCTTGTCCTGATGAGGTGACTTTCAAATTGATAATTGCAGGGCTGATACGGGAAAAGAAGATTTCAGTGGCTTATGGCTTGTGGGACGAAATGATGGAAAAGGGATTTACTCTGAATAGATCAATCTCTGAAAA contains:
- the LOC110776856 gene encoding pentatricopeptide repeat-containing protein At1g13040, mitochondrial; this encodes MHDMICSFGKHRSAYRALISRFVKAGLLNQAIETFDEMISSNCRVFSVDYNRFIGVLIKQSRLDLAEHYYNTMIPQGFSLISFTYSRFICALCEVKNFQLIDSLLEDMEKLGSVPDIWAYNIYLHLLCQENQIDLALGLLQDMIQKGRLPDAVTYTILLSGLCKVGQFDHAVEIWHTMIKNGLQPDDKACRALVLGLCSGGKVDLAYELIVDIMKCGATAGILVYNSLISGFCKVGQISKALAIKSFMKKNGCDPDLVTYNILLSYCCDQLMLIEAEKLMEKMEKNGLKPDIYSYNQFLKGLCKAKRLDKAYLLLDVMEVKGLCDAVSYNTIIRGLCSGHHTKRAYKLFEEMVRKGIVPDTTTFTILIKAFLSEGSSNVAKSLLDQMTGMGIFPDCVLYTIIIDHLCKTGKIDAAQGVFNDMVENGTTPDVISYNALINGLCKVYRVNEAMRLYTNMQKEGPCPDEVTFKLIIAGLIREKKISVAYGLWDEMMEKGFTLNRSISEKLINALHSKDSS